One Solea senegalensis isolate Sse05_10M linkage group LG3, IFAPA_SoseM_1, whole genome shotgun sequence genomic window carries:
- the zbed4 gene encoding zinc finger BED domain-containing protein 4 produces MDGEEEVSHMSEDMDSEPNGSTESKKKEAKGTCLKIEGQDGYVFKSYSINPHDTADASSPACSSSTLDKDSPLSPHLSSQDDKQFESDEAKETDPGSPALSNKYLNTDIEENTENEKYDDNNEASQHIKREDIEGANGIQDGMHEDERLAFGSSFGPFLTRESDEYSNLLSGYTGTLYDVAMDAVTQSLLSSMRSQTNPRKKSPAWNHFCISPRDSTKAICLYCMKEFSRGKNEKDLSTSCLMRHVRRAHPTVLLQDGADASSTNLTNSLPSSFMLPSPNSPKNGDLTNSITTSASKNTSPSTSAENSDPSSKEVLPKVEPKQEQYANVDTVGSMLSSSHSNENNFDDMSEAGPERLPGTPKSSSSRRRSAVWKHFYLSPADNSKAVCIHCMNEFSRGKNGKDLGTSCLIRHMWRAHKEVVIEENGQGNHIPPPYTNPPSLLSRTTLQDPQELKKESSPFPSSPENLSEELPQSMEESMDIQQESEDMMQLSGQESSLNLSFKIKTEDTPLTSSPCDLSEGPSLNQDHSVFQQNKKIMKRVKSEVWHHFIVSPVDQLKALCRYCPCVISRGKRGDFGTSCLMRHLMRRHPDVLKNQKSIDEKESSSPQPHTNLTATDAVSTKETESPASEKKPPTLPVFSKKTSKLWNHFSISPADPTKVVCLHCSRTISRGKKTTNLGTSCLFRHMQRFHGHVLESNNANSGDVPSAEINVKQELMETSVFETEQSCERFDELHPVAKKITKLIAEMLALDLQPSAMVENAGLNRLLEYLQPQYSLPPSSYFTSTAIPDMYEKVKDVVLTHLKEAEGGVVHFTTSVWVSSQTREYLTLTAHWATYESSVRPQGQDFHCSALLSVSQIDCDQDVQDIPKQLEYLWDSWITSSGLKKGFTVTDNITIRNTLEDHGHVTMQCFGHTIDLIVSEAIKSQRMVQNLLSIARKICERVHRSAKAKEKLGELQRLHQLPENQLIQDVPSKWKTSFFMFERLVEQRKAIDEMSIECNFREMISCDQWEVMLSVCNALKPFEVACREMSSRTATLGQVIPLIHILNRKIDLLFDETVGIDNMLKSLKEAMVSKMSATLNDPRYIWATMLDPRYKTSLFTEDEAERCKQDLIREMDVSTSTSVADKPLLPNGCNEAPVSSNTSNSNSLWSLMADIRQKIKHEEKPKSSELAVLEYLEEDILDQSCDPLDYWNLKKFLWPDLAKVAARYVGCPPSIIPAETLFSTASVNCALNQPRPVLENIEGLLFLKVNLPLIYFQY; encoded by the coding sequence ATGGACGGGGAGGAAGAGGTCTCTCACATGAGTGAGGACATGGACAGTGAACCGAATGGCTCcactgaaagtaaaaaaaaggaggcaAAAGGGACCTGCCTGAAAATTGAGGGCCAGGATGGCTACGTGTTCAAATCCTACAGCATTAACCCTCATGACACTGCAGATGCAAGTTCACCAGCCTGCTCATCATCAACACTGGATAAAGACTCCCCCCTTTCTCCCCATTTATCTTCTCAGGATGACAAACAGTTTGAGTCAGATGAAGCAAAAGAGACTGACCCAGGTTCCCCCGCTCTTTCAAACAAATACCTAAACACTGATATTGAGGAAAATACAGAGAATGAAAAATATGACGATAACAATGAAGCGAGTCAACATATCAAACGGGAAGACATTGAGGGTGCAAATGGAATACAGGATGGCATGCATGAAGATGAAAGGCTTGCATTTGGAAGCTCATTTGGCCCTTTTCTAACAAGAGAAAGCGATGAGTATAGTAATTTACTAAGTGGCTACACAGGCACCCTTTATGATGTTGCCATGGACGCTGTGACTCAGAGCCTTTTATCTTCCATGAGGAGTCAAACCAATCCAAGGAAAAAATCTCCCGCATGGAATCACTTTTGCATATCACCACGAGACAGTACCAAAGCAATCTGTTTATACTGCATGAAAGAGTTTAGTCGGGGTAAGAATGAGAAAGACCTCAGTACAAGTTGTTTAATGAGGCATGTACGAAGAGCTCACCCCACCGTGCTCCTACAAGATGGAGCAGACGCGTCCTCAACTAATCTGACTAACTCCCTCCCCTCATCTTTCATGCTTCCCTCCCCAAATTCACCAAAAAATGGAGACTTGACAAATAGCATCACTACTTCTGCCTCAAAGAACACTTCACCGTCCACCTCAGCTGAAAATTCAGACCCGTCATCCAAAGAAGTGTTACCCAAAGTCGAACCAAAACAAGAACAGTATGCCAACGTTGACACAGTTGGTAGCATGCTCTCATCCTCACATTCCAATGAAAACAACTTTGATGACATGTCAGAGGCAGGGCCTGAGCGCCTCCCCGGGACCCCCAAAAGCTCTAGTTCCCGTCGCAGATCAGCTGTATGGAAACACTTCTACCTGTCGCCTGCTGACAATTCCAAAGCAGTATGTATCCATTGCATGAATGAATTCAGTAGGGGTAAAAATGGTAAAGATCTAGGGACAAGCTGTCTAATTCGTCATATGTGGAGGGCCCACAAGGAGGTTGTCATTGAGGAAAATGGACAGGGCAATCACATTCCCCCACCCTATACAAACCCACCCTCACTTTTGTCCCGCACAACTTTACAAGATCCACAAGAGTTGAAAAAAGAATCCTCCCCTTTTCCATCCTCACCAGAGAACTTGTCAGAAGAACTGCCCCAAAGCATGGAGGAAAGTATGGATATACAGCAGGAATCTGAGGACATGATGCAACTCTCAGGGCAAGAGTCCTCCCTCAATCTCTCCTTCAAAATTAAGACCGAGGATACACCCCTAACTTCCTCACCATGTGACCTCTCTGAGGGCCCCAGCCTCAATCAGGATCATTCTGTTTTCCAGCAAAACAAGAAGATCATGAAACGGGTGAAATCCGAAGTGTGGCACCATTTCATAGTGTCACCAGTTGACCAGTTAAAAGCACTGTGCCGTTACTGTCCATGTGTCATCAGTCGAGGGAAAAGGGGCGACTTTGGTACGAGCTGTCTGATGAGGCATCTCATGAGACGCCACCCAGATGTCCTCAAAAACCAAAAAAGCATAGACGAAAAGGAATCTTCCTCCCCTCAACCTCACACCAATCTCACTGCAACAGATGCAGTTTCAACCAAAGAAACTGAGAGCCCAGCCAGTGAGAAAAAACCACCAACCCTGCCTGTTTTCAGTAAAAAGACGTCAAAACTGTGGAACCATTTCTCTATTTCACCTGCTGACCCCACAAAGGTGGTTTGTTTGCACTGTAGCCGCACAATTAGCAGAGGCAAAAAGACTACAAACCTCGGCACAAGTTGCCTCTTTAGACACATGCAGAGGTTTCATGGACACGTTCTTGAAAGTAACAATGCTAACTCAGGTGATGTGCCGTCTGCTGAAATTAATGTTAAACAAGAGCTCATGGAAACATCGGTCTTTGAAACAGAACAGAGCTGTGAAAGGTTTGATGAACTCCACCCGGTTGccaaaaaaatcaccaaactTATCGCAGAAATGCTTGCACTGGATCTTCAGCCATCAGCTATGGTGGAGAATGCTGGACTAAACAGACTGCTAGAGTACCTCCAGCCTCAGTATTCTCTACCACCTTCTTCTTACTTTACTAGCACTGCCATACCAGATATGTACGAAAAGGTGAAGGATGTAGTGCTGACCCACCTCAAAGAGGCTGAAGGTGGTGTCGTCCACTTCACAACCAGTGTTTGGGTCAGTAGTCAGACAAGAGAATACTTGACCCTTACTGCCCACTGGGCAACATACGAGTCAAGTGTCAGACCCCAAGGACAGGACTtccactgctctgctcttctAAGTGTCTCACAAATAGACTGTGATCAAGATGTGCAGGACATCCCAAAGCAGCTTGAGTATCTGTGGGATTCTTGGATCACATCATCAGGGCTGAAAAAGGGTTTCACTGTAACTGACAACATTACCATCAGAAACACTTTGGAGGACCATGGCCATGTCACCATGCAGTGTTTTGGACACACTATAGACCTCATTGTAAGCGAAGCCATAAAAAGTCAAAGGATGGTTCAGAACCTTCTGAGTATTGCCCGAAAGATCTGCGAACGCGTGCACCGCTCAGCAAAGGCCAAGGAAAAACTCGGTGAGCTCCAGAGGCTCCACCAGCTGCCAGAGAACCAGCTGATTCAGGATGTTCCTTCCAAATGGAAGACGTCCTTTTTCATGTTTGAGCGGCTGGTCGAGCAGAGGAAAGCCATCGACGAGATGTCGATCGAGTGCAATTTCAGGGAAATGATCAGCTGTGATCAGTGGGAGGTGATGTTGTCGGTCTGTAATGCACTGAAACCCTTTGAAGTTGCCTGCAGGGAGATGAGCAGCCGCACTGCCACTCTGGGTCAAGTAATACCACTCATTCACATCCTCAACAGAAAGATAGACCTGCTGTTTGATGAGACTGTGGGCATAGACAACATGCTCAAATCTCTAAAGGAAGCCATGGTGAGCAAAATGTCGGCAACACTGAATGACCCACGGTACATTTGGGCGACCATGTTGGACCCACGATACAAGACGTCATTGTTCACCGAGGACGAAGCTGAGCGATGTAAACAAGATCTAATCCGGGAGATGGACGTGTCCACTTCTACCTCAGTTGCAGACAAGCCTCTGCTGCCCAATGGCTGCAACGAGGCCCCCGTGTCATCCAACACCTCCAATTCAAACAGCCTCTGGTCCCTAATGGCTGACATCAGGCAAAAGATTAAACACGAGGAGAAGCCAAAGTCCTCTGAGCTGGCAGTGCTGGAGTACCTTGAGGAAGACATACTTGATCAAAGCTGTGACCCTCTCGACTACTGGAACCTGAAAAAGTTCCTGTGGCCCGATCTTGCCAAAGTAGCCGCCCGTTACGTTGGCTGCCCCCCCAGCATCATCCCAGCAGAGACACTGTTCAGCACAGCTAGTGTCAACTGTGCCCTAAACCAGCCCAGGCCTGTACTGGAAAACATAGAGGGTCTGCTGTTCCTCAAGGTCAACCTCCCTTTGATCTACTTTCAGTACTGA